One genomic region from Candidatus Woesearchaeota archaeon encodes:
- a CDS encoding preprotein translocase subunit Sec61beta has product MADNKIRMPSSGAGLTSFYEESTSKFRIAPQLVLALTLIVIVVVMILNSTAPVTP; this is encoded by the coding sequence ATGGCAGATAACAAAATTCGCATGCCTTCTAGTGGTGCAGGACTTACTAGCTTTTATGAAGAATCAACCTCAAAGTTTCGTATAGCTCCCCAACTTGTTTTGGCATTAACTCTTATTGTTATTGTTGTAGTTATGATTTTAAATTCGACAGCACCTGTAACGCCTTAA
- a CDS encoding nascent polypeptide-associated complex protein: MIPGMNSRQMKQAMKKMGMQQEDLAAEEVIIRLADKDIVISNPDVAKVNMMGQETYQIVGEAHEVTRDTAPEINDEDVETVMEQAKVDKQSAVQAIQDAGGDLAQAILFLQEENEE, encoded by the coding sequence ATGATTCCCGGTATGAATTCTCGTCAAATGAAACAAGCCATGAAAAAAATGGGCATGCAACAAGAAGATTTGGCTGCAGAAGAAGTTATTATTCGATTAGCAGATAAAGATATTGTTATTTCGAATCCTGACGTTGCAAAAGTTAATATGATGGGTCAGGAAACATATCAAATAGTGGGCGAAGCGCACGAAGTTACGAGGGATACCGCGCCCGAAATTAACGATGAAGATGTAGAAACTGTTATGGAACAAGCAAAAGTAGATAAACAAAGCGCCGTGCAAGCAATACAAGATGCTGGCGGAGACTTAGCTCAGGCAATTCTTTTTTTGCAAGAAGAGAACGAAGAATAA
- a CDS encoding helix-turn-helix domain-containing protein produces MSKPSAEKINAKLGNDFPKTAVEIIQLSEAKKFAKIVSQQTAQDILSFIAEHKSCTASEVAKGLNIPLSTAHYNLKALTKAKIIDDESFHYSSKGKEVSHYEIAKKIIVIVPKKEPTLLAQLTTLLPGFLMAAVVGTIALGASLIAKASGTTASNLARSSSTPVDFTTEHAPMLFKASEETIAQTAQTSSPDLLMGIIIGVSAVIAGLFLFFGIKRLLFHK; encoded by the coding sequence ATGAGCAAACCATCAGCAGAAAAAATAAACGCTAAATTAGGAAATGATTTTCCTAAAACCGCTGTTGAAATTATTCAACTTTCAGAAGCGAAAAAATTTGCAAAAATAGTAAGTCAACAAACTGCGCAAGATATTCTTTCATTTATTGCTGAACATAAAAGTTGTACGGCAAGCGAGGTTGCAAAAGGACTTAATATCCCTTTATCAACAGCTCATTATAATCTTAAAGCATTAACAAAGGCAAAAATAATCGATGATGAATCGTTTCATTATAGTAGCAAGGGTAAAGAAGTATCTCATTATGAAATTGCTAAAAAAATTATTGTTATTGTTCCTAAAAAAGAGCCTACTTTGCTTGCGCAATTAACAACGCTTCTTCCAGGATTTTTAATGGCCGCAGTTGTTGGGACTATTGCTTTAGGCGCGTCGTTAATAGCTAAAGCAAGTGGTACTACAGCTAGTAATCTTGCAAGAAGCAGTTCAACCCCTGTAGATTTCACAACAGAACATGCACCTATGCTGTTTAAAGCAAGTGAAGAAACAATAGCTCAAACTGCACAAACATCTTCTCCTGATTTACTTATGGGTATTATAATCGGCGTTAGTGCAGTTATTGCTGGCTTATTCTTATTCTTCGGAATAAAAAGATTATTGTTTCATAAATAA
- a CDS encoding ABC transporter ATP-binding protein, producing MSEPVFRVQNVSKSFGTHVVLDNINLDIYAGEIIGLIGASGAGKTTFLHTLIGFIQPDRGDVLFRLDHLLSYRSSYIYRSVFKKQQMVKKVYGFASQMPSFYNELTTQENLTYFGLLHNLNMDAVRSNSETLLGLMDLKKSANILAKNLSGGMERRLDIACALMHDPDVLILDEPTADLDPLLRNHIWELVRKINQKGTTIILSSHHLTELEALCDRVAIIKGGKLIAIGKPEELKKKFIIEQEITIQTTPGNYKGLVKLIPKKNITRMRVANHSLHIYTANPESVLAQVLSTLRKKREKLAFIKVTSASLDDVFISIWEKDKK from the coding sequence ATGAGTGAGCCCGTATTTAGAGTGCAAAACGTCAGTAAGTCGTTTGGAACACACGTTGTTTTAGACAATATTAATTTAGATATTTATGCAGGTGAAATTATTGGTCTTATTGGTGCAAGTGGCGCAGGTAAAACCACCTTTCTTCACACCCTTATTGGCTTTATTCAACCAGACCGGGGTGATGTACTATTTCGTTTAGATCACTTGCTTTCATATAGGAGCTCCTATATCTATCGTTCTGTATTTAAAAAGCAACAAATGGTGAAGAAAGTATATGGATTTGCATCTCAAATGCCCTCATTTTATAATGAATTAACAACACAAGAAAACTTAACTTATTTTGGTTTATTGCATAATTTGAATATGGATGCTGTTCGCTCAAATAGCGAAACACTTCTTGGTCTTATGGATTTAAAGAAATCAGCCAACATTCTTGCAAAAAATCTCTCGGGAGGTATGGAGCGTCGACTGGATATTGCTTGTGCGCTTATGCATGACCCCGATGTTCTTATTCTCGATGAGCCAACCGCAGATCTTGATCCGCTTCTTCGAAACCACATTTGGGAACTTGTTAGAAAAATAAATCAAAAAGGGACAACAATAATTCTTTCCAGTCATCACTTAACTGAACTTGAAGCATTATGCGATAGAGTTGCAATTATTAAAGGAGGAAAACTTATCGCAATTGGTAAGCCTGAAGAACTCAAAAAGAAGTTCATTATTGAGCAAGAAATTACTATTCAAACAACGCCAGGTAATTATAAAGGACTGGTAAAATTAATTCCAAAAAAGAACATCACCCGTATGCGCGTTGCTAATCATTCTCTACACATTTATACCGCAAATCCTGAAAGTGTGCTTGCGCAAGTTCTAAGTACGCTTCGAAAAAAAAGAGAAAAACTTGCATTCATTAAAGTTACTAGTGCATCACTTGATGATGTATTTATTTCCATTTGGGAAAAAGATAAGAAATAA
- a CDS encoding trichohyalin-plectin-homology domain domain-containing protein, producing the protein MNYRYLHLHAFLFIFLIFISVLLITEYSYASIDEFWGAYETIQEQTNFGVLTYTYPSVIISGMIANISVVLEPLPESVVSGKLLLKTGRNYSDTVLSSSDYLLEGQWYDKPVETTPYAILLTTAAQEIILATFDISVMQSTTNMTPVACGDSFCDFGTYCFLNECVFCTGSYQHIVNTLCQWDCPLNTIPDETTASCICAEGYVFSHYDTDQRIVCKLKEDVFAEPLLVYEGESCDAVVSVCAKGLICDTGFCKLQQEPINVSEEQQKLRFNTPTEVIKNTSFYAELNYELSITASNKLVQHDFFIRSERGEKLLPITQQQTSTPAYYARWKIPFIDTTMYKLYIITSNATTTISEHLLHNFTIKTKEELVANSEEHLENETFEDLSTIIYQTNTSANLSSFKEELFAKDITPLKTNNASAQPQNETFEELQTKTRLLARNEYLEEELTQAKEQRIILRKSITQELFLENDTKQQLAQEEARRVINIREQEEVNFEDRKERAEQLFSTTKEITLKEITMQNDQRFLATEIKLIVIPKENETTVAVVEVIPKEIAEHVSEIAFNKAPIILEEDPVIMWHLEDVTEPVELTYTVAKNVSLTGNTILLAEPVESFDWSLLLPLLFIPLLASIFIFINHFHNKEE; encoded by the coding sequence ATGAATTATCGCTATTTACATCTTCATGCATTTCTTTTTATTTTCTTAATTTTTATTTCTGTATTACTAATCACAGAATACAGTTATGCATCTATTGATGAATTTTGGGGAGCTTATGAAACCATACAAGAACAAACAAACTTTGGCGTACTTACTTATACTTATCCTTCTGTTATTATTTCTGGAATGATTGCAAATATATCTGTAGTCTTAGAACCATTGCCCGAATCAGTGGTTTCAGGAAAGTTACTACTTAAAACAGGACGAAATTATTCTGATACTGTTTTATCTTCCTCGGACTATCTTTTAGAAGGTCAATGGTATGATAAACCCGTAGAAACAACGCCGTATGCTATTTTATTAACAACAGCTGCTCAGGAGATCATACTTGCAACGTTTGATATTTCTGTTATGCAGTCGACCACAAATATGACTCCTGTTGCTTGTGGTGATTCGTTTTGTGATTTTGGAACATATTGTTTCTTAAATGAATGTGTTTTTTGTACGGGCTCTTATCAACATATTGTTAATACTCTGTGTCAGTGGGATTGTCCTTTAAACACCATCCCTGATGAAACAACTGCTTCTTGTATTTGTGCAGAAGGATATGTGTTTTCACATTATGATACTGATCAACGAATAGTTTGCAAATTAAAAGAAGACGTTTTTGCAGAACCTCTACTTGTTTATGAAGGCGAATCTTGTGATGCTGTTGTATCTGTTTGCGCTAAAGGGCTTATTTGCGATACTGGTTTTTGCAAATTACAACAAGAACCTATCAACGTATCAGAAGAACAGCAAAAATTACGTTTTAATACGCCAACAGAAGTTATAAAAAACACATCTTTTTATGCAGAACTTAATTATGAATTATCTATCACGGCAAGTAATAAACTAGTACAACATGATTTCTTTATACGCTCAGAACGAGGAGAAAAACTATTACCCATAACTCAGCAACAAACTTCAACACCGGCCTATTACGCGCGCTGGAAAATACCTTTCATAGATACGACGATGTATAAATTGTATATAATTACTTCTAATGCAACCACCACAATTTCTGAACACTTATTGCACAATTTTACTATAAAAACTAAAGAAGAACTAGTTGCTAATTCAGAAGAACATTTAGAAAACGAAACGTTCGAAGATTTGTCTACTATAATTTATCAAACAAACACATCTGCTAATTTAAGTTCTTTTAAAGAAGAATTATTTGCTAAAGATATAACACCTCTTAAAACAAATAATGCTTCTGCTCAACCTCAAAATGAAACTTTTGAAGAATTGCAAACCAAGACACGTCTTTTAGCAAGAAATGAGTATCTTGAAGAAGAACTTACGCAAGCAAAAGAACAACGAATAATTCTGCGAAAATCAATTACTCAGGAATTATTTTTAGAAAATGATACAAAACAACAACTTGCGCAAGAAGAAGCAAGACGTGTTATAAATATTCGAGAACAAGAAGAAGTTAATTTCGAAGATCGAAAAGAACGAGCTGAACAATTGTTTAGCACCACAAAAGAAATAACTCTTAAAGAAATAACTATGCAAAATGATCAACGTTTTCTTGCAACAGAAATTAAACTTATTGTTATCCCTAAAGAGAACGAAACAACTGTTGCTGTTGTAGAAGTCATCCCTAAAGAGATTGCTGAACATGTTTCTGAGATTGCCTTTAACAAAGCACCAATTATTCTTGAAGAAGATCCTGTTATTATGTGGCATTTAGAAGATGTAACTGAACCTGTAGAACTGACCTATACTGTTGCAAAGAACGTTTCTTTAACAGGAAATACTATTTTACTAGCAGAACCTGTTGAATCATTTGATTGGTCGCTATTATTACCACTACTCTTTATACCGCTTCTAGCGAGTATATTCATCTTTATTAATCATTTTCACAACAAAGAAGAATAA